From a region of the Rathayibacter sp. VKM Ac-2804 genome:
- a CDS encoding ABC transporter substrate-binding protein codes for MTTDQRFPNLTRRGFLYGATALGSTALLTGCMGGGGGGGGAGGGGIVLQSSLSDPAPKAALEALVKSYSSGSVTLNTVAIEQFRAQLSTYLTSGNPPDVLTWYAGSVARDYAAQDLLLDLSDLWTGDGAAAGYSAALKDLSTDASGKQIFLPTNYYWWGVFYRKSAFEEWGVEVPTTWDEFMALCETLQGQGIVPLSNGIGSTPWMASGWFDILNLRVNGADYHKELLAGKSSFDSTEVKNVMKYYADIVPFMDPNAPSYAWQDAVTPLVQKKNAMYLVGAFISQNMPEGEGDDLDFFSVPVIDASIPTAEEAPTDGYFASAKTKDADATKAFLAYLAGAESQSAYIEASQSSNLPTSPDVDTSVFSPLVQKGVALLAGTEQITQFFNRDSSDDLQTTADAALTKFIAQPGEVDSILKEWQTAADKVFNP; via the coding sequence ATGACCACTGATCAGCGATTCCCGAACCTCACCCGACGAGGCTTCCTGTACGGCGCGACCGCGCTCGGCAGCACCGCGCTCCTCACCGGCTGCATGGGCGGTGGCGGCGGGGGCGGCGGCGCGGGCGGCGGCGGGATCGTCCTGCAGTCCTCCCTCTCCGACCCGGCCCCGAAGGCGGCGCTCGAGGCGCTCGTGAAGAGCTACTCGAGCGGCTCCGTCACCCTGAACACCGTGGCGATCGAGCAGTTCCGCGCGCAGCTCTCCACCTACCTCACCTCGGGCAACCCGCCGGACGTGCTCACCTGGTACGCCGGCTCGGTGGCCCGCGACTACGCCGCGCAGGACCTGCTGCTCGACCTCTCCGACCTCTGGACCGGCGACGGCGCCGCGGCCGGCTACTCCGCCGCGCTCAAGGACCTCTCGACCGACGCGAGCGGCAAGCAGATCTTCCTGCCGACGAACTACTACTGGTGGGGCGTCTTCTACCGCAAGTCGGCCTTCGAGGAGTGGGGCGTGGAGGTGCCCACCACCTGGGACGAGTTCATGGCCCTCTGCGAGACGCTGCAGGGCCAGGGGATCGTGCCGCTCTCCAACGGCATCGGCTCGACGCCGTGGATGGCGTCCGGCTGGTTCGACATCCTCAACCTCCGCGTGAACGGCGCGGACTACCACAAGGAGCTCCTGGCCGGGAAGTCGTCGTTCGACTCGACCGAGGTGAAGAACGTGATGAAGTACTACGCCGACATCGTGCCGTTCATGGATCCGAACGCCCCCTCCTACGCCTGGCAGGACGCGGTCACGCCACTGGTGCAGAAGAAGAACGCGATGTACCTCGTCGGCGCCTTCATCAGCCAGAACATGCCGGAGGGCGAGGGCGACGACCTCGACTTCTTCTCCGTCCCGGTCATCGACGCGAGCATCCCGACCGCGGAGGAGGCGCCGACCGACGGCTACTTCGCCAGCGCGAAGACCAAGGACGCGGACGCGACCAAGGCATTCCTCGCCTACCTCGCGGGGGCCGAGAGCCAGTCCGCCTACATCGAGGCCTCGCAGTCCTCGAACCTGCCGACCTCGCCCGACGTCGACACCTCGGTGTTCTCGCCGCTGGTGCAGAAGGGCGTCGCGCTGCTGGCCGGCACCGAGCAGATCACCCAGTTCTTCAACCGCGACTCCTCCGACGACCTGCAGACCACGGCCGATGCGGCGCTCACCAAGTTCATCGCCCAGCCGGGCGAGGTCGACAGCATCCTGAAGGAGTGGCAGACGGCGGCCGACAAGGTCTTCAACCCGTGA